One Chordicoccus furentiruminis DNA window includes the following coding sequences:
- a CDS encoding SpaA isopeptide-forming pilin-related protein — translation MLTTMNSWVYAADSAVEAPAAEPAPAVEATPAAEPAPAVEPAPAEEPAPTETPQETPAVTPAVTPEAEPTEAPSEPAPQADSTKEAVPADSQPQSTASAVSGPESASATPAPTPEVKYVTSFTVTSHNVTVTATTTDAAKFPEGTQLHVDYAAPGSALYQSTIGTVEQSLGIAGDETRSAEGVVYDIYFTYNGNRIEPDDAVSVTMNFASPVASDLPEGSSMENSCVMHVTGGGAENVGASVGTTSEGAVTDASFRSDSFSPYFVGGVRRAPGNTTDTQSGNVSSNLNDFTTSVSIDAKEDASGNYVVEKGVAYKIHLTFQEDDESNGKQFGNPLTYTLPAGFHDIDHSFEDFAITVSNPNGSSYTVSGNKVSLDNGTLTVTFNESDPNWPHLEKARNTQFHLTLKGTFDDSAKELDWGNGKKTSLSVDTSGSLTTVKQANYDRSDGKVHYTVTVTSHGYNTNVIVKDSLTGTALTYDQHVTSSVTGGKVKSQTERGFEYVIPEMTDGQTATLTYAASVNFDALGGGQGTEEQVGNSVVTTSDQQPNSEPVQENWTNKIDYLSISKQAGAASDGTVSGHKTIPWTVTYNADRKGSAAGRTITDSIADTSKNILKYSGDGIKIAVTDASGNVVRTDNVSWANVGVTDPASTSSWHYTIPESDKGKAYQYTVSYTTDADLTSVVTNTSVSNTVQDDKGHNGGASANVEPGPDGKIGVTKTAGSHDNEKISWTVTLTVPKTGLKTAQMIDYLPTQYVAGANLYDEWDAATVKVEGLLDGEDMVQDTAASDQTKAVYTFYQDKAHTMTGLKGGDKVRTIIVTFSTKINQDWLEKADQSYMMTHENKVDFVGNGQTVSSSDKVKVTKREIAKSMDQSQTVTIDGKTYPAWHFVIMMKGAAAEDFDVTDTFDARLRYVKPDETVPGLYIGNAGKLTDADGNPYVWNAPVLSADVEDSKVVFHVTKEDVEKFNDIAELHISYWLIPKDEASLKAIMQEAAANGGKTSLTNTASWSGDSAEASATYEYPGLSKKLLTDQSKLKTTDGTQPVAAYEIDANPAGVQMGDGTTLVVRDTMSPNQVLNPQSVSITPSEGSSYQVEKGDDGGQVLTFMIPDKTPVKIVYSATVTGGNGSQTLKNTAELAGYKSSSEHSASKSSSAGGSATNYAVTVFKYEEGDLTQKLSGCTFELHMADSTEDAAWKGSGKQFTTGNDGTVIVESTEGSVWGLKPDRNYYLIEVKAPEGYQLDKAKHFFSISEDGTIDETKNVYMNGATIAVSDKKEEQTPDNGSLEIVKTTSGAATPADTIFTISGPNGYKVEKKYSEFTDGKLTLENLPVGEYTVTEDAGSAAVENYSLTVTGNGGKAQVAKDRTAAVTITNMYSQEEGSLKIEKTTSGATTPAGTTFTISGPNGYKVEKKYSEFTDGKLKLDNLPVGEYTVTENTGSAAVENYSLSVTGNGGKAQVVKGETATVTIKNTYSQEVGSLEIVKTTSGATTPAGTTFTISGPNGYKVEKKYSEFTDGKLKLDNLPVGEYTVTENTGSAAVENYSLSVTGNGGKAQVVKGETVTVTIKNTYSQEVGSLEIVKTTSGAATPADTTFTISGPNGYKVEKKYSEFTDGKLTLENLPVGEYTVTENTDSAKVANYTLNVTGNGGKAQVVKGETATVSITNTYSQEVGSLKIEKTTSGAATPADTIFTISGPNGYKVEKKYSEFTDGKLTLENLPVGEYTVTENTDSAKVANYTLNVTGNGGKAQVAKDRTAAVTITNMYSQEEGSLEIVKTTSGATTPAGTTFTISGPNGYKVEKKYSEFTDGKLTLENLPVGEYTVTEDAGSAAVTNYTLTVSGDNGKVTTVKKDETTTVSITNTYSKEVGSLEIEKTTSGDVATPTDTTFTIAGPNKYSNTVKYSEFTDGKLTLEKLPVGEYTVTENTDSAKVANYTLNVTGNGGKAQVAKDKTATVTIKNEYSRDKGSLKITKSTEGGVKTPEKTEFKITGPDGVDQTYHYSDFTNGVLMVNDLPTGTYTVKELTDTADVKNYTLTVTGNSQNAVVTKDSTPSVKITNHYDKKTGGLTVSKTVVGGDKAKAFNFTVTLDDKTISGTYGGMTFEKGVATFQLKDGEEKKADGLPFGTGYEVTEAPAAGYTQAVTGEKGAIVPDSTLTAAFINTYGTKAASVALGGEKTLQGYPDNAKKPTFRFVLKDKEKTIGTATTEGQGNFTFDTLTFEKEGTYEYTVSEQAGTADGITYDQTVYTVTVTVTDDKAGQLTAKAAVKDQNGKEADTDELNFINKYKAAPVEATLTARKTLNGAVPADKAFTFTLTDATDEEHLKTLQTAANDGKGIVTFKTLTYNQPGEYHYQITENTAAVGSVVTDQHVWNAQVSVTDDGTGKLKAEVIYGKDRKEAPEFKNTLTLKTSKTDLTSGAEVKGAKISVYNADGKAVTSWTSDGTEHDFGPSLEAGRTYTIVEECAPAGYDYVNTINLSVGRDGKMTVTGTEGDFTYDEKTGKLTIQDKKLDVKVDKTDTTGDKKVPGATIEVVDKETGKTVDTWTSDGKGPHDIGDKLEAGKIYTLKETGAPQGYAYTADVTFKVEKDGTLTDENGKKIDGKTVLVKDEALTVKIDKTDITGDKKVPGATIEVVDKETGRTVDTWTSDGKGPHDISDKLESGRTYTLKETGAPQGYAYTTDVTFKVEKDGTLTDENGKKIDGNTVLVKDEALTVKIDKTDITGDKEVPGATIEVVEKETGRTVETWTSDGKGPHGIGGKLESGRTYTLKETGAPQGYAYTTDVTFKVEKDGTLTDENGKKIDGNTVLVKDEALTVKIDKTDITGDKEVPGATIEVVDKETGRTVDTWTSDGKGPHDIGDKLESGRTYTLKETGAPQGYAYTTDVTFKVEKDGTLTDENGKKIDGNTVLVKDEALSLKVSKTDLTSGAEVKGAKITVYDVDGKAVMSWTSDGTEHDFGPSLEAGRTYTIAEDGAPAGYAYVNKISLSVGQDGKMTVTGTEGSFTYDEKTGVLTIQDEKLNYQVEKVGPDGKPLSGAVLKATDSDGKEVDRWTSDGKAHALNTSAMEAGRMYTLTEETAPSGYQTISPIGFELAKDGSLILNGKTYPNGSTIRITDQKVTVSKPTTPTTPTTGKTGNVKTGDTSNAALPLAAGSLALLAIALILFDRKRRQA, via the coding sequence ATGCTGACGACGATGAACAGCTGGGTGTACGCAGCGGATTCGGCCGTGGAAGCACCGGCCGCAGAACCGGCTCCGGCGGTGGAAGCGACACCGGCTGCGGAACCGGCGCCGGCGGTGGAACCGGCACCGGCCGAGGAGCCGGCGCCGACGGAAACGCCGCAGGAGACGCCGGCCGTGACACCGGCTGTGACGCCGGAAGCGGAGCCGACGGAAGCGCCGTCGGAACCGGCTCCGCAGGCCGACTCGACGAAGGAAGCGGTCCCGGCGGATTCTCAGCCGCAGAGCACCGCTTCCGCGGTATCCGGCCCGGAATCAGCGTCTGCCACGCCGGCTCCGACGCCGGAGGTGAAGTATGTCACGTCCTTCACGGTGACATCTCACAACGTGACCGTGACTGCGACGACGACAGACGCGGCGAAGTTCCCGGAAGGGACACAGCTTCATGTCGACTATGCGGCACCGGGGTCGGCTCTCTATCAGTCGACGATCGGGACGGTCGAGCAGTCGCTCGGCATCGCCGGGGACGAGACCCGTTCGGCTGAGGGCGTCGTCTACGACATCTATTTCACATACAACGGAAACAGAATTGAGCCGGACGATGCCGTCAGCGTGACGATGAACTTCGCGAGCCCGGTGGCCTCTGATCTTCCGGAAGGCTCGTCGATGGAGAACAGCTGCGTCATGCATGTGACGGGCGGCGGCGCGGAGAACGTCGGCGCCTCTGTCGGCACGACTTCGGAAGGGGCGGTCACGGACGCCTCCTTTCGCTCTGACTCCTTCTCGCCGTACTTTGTCGGCGGAGTGAGACGGGCACCTGGGAATACGACGGACACACAGTCCGGAAATGTCAGCAGCAACCTTAACGATTTTACAACGAGCGTGAGCATCGATGCGAAGGAAGACGCGTCGGGTAATTATGTGGTCGAGAAGGGCGTAGCCTATAAGATCCATCTGACGTTCCAGGAAGACGACGAATCGAACGGCAAGCAGTTCGGCAATCCGCTGACGTATACGCTGCCGGCGGGTTTCCATGACATCGATCATTCGTTTGAGGATTTTGCGATCACCGTCAGCAACCCGAACGGTTCTTCCTATACGGTCAGCGGAAATAAGGTATCGCTCGACAACGGCACACTGACGGTCACGTTCAACGAATCCGATCCGAATTGGCCTCATCTGGAGAAAGCAAGGAATACGCAGTTTCATCTCACGCTGAAGGGGACGTTCGACGACAGTGCGAAGGAGCTGGACTGGGGCAACGGAAAGAAGACCTCGCTCAGTGTGGATACATCGGGCAGCCTGACGACTGTCAAGCAGGCAAATTACGACCGTTCAGATGGGAAAGTGCATTACACCGTGACGGTGACCTCGCATGGTTACAATACGAACGTTATCGTGAAGGATTCGCTGACGGGAACGGCGCTGACCTATGATCAGCATGTGACGTCTTCCGTCACGGGCGGAAAGGTCAAAAGCCAGACGGAACGTGGTTTCGAGTATGTGATCCCGGAGATGACGGACGGCCAGACCGCAACACTGACGTATGCGGCCAGTGTGAACTTTGATGCGCTGGGCGGCGGCCAGGGAACCGAGGAGCAGGTCGGCAACAGCGTGGTGACTACCAGTGACCAGCAGCCGAACTCGGAACCGGTTCAGGAAAACTGGACGAATAAAATCGACTACCTCTCCATTTCGAAGCAGGCAGGCGCAGCATCGGACGGCACGGTCTCAGGGCATAAGACGATTCCGTGGACCGTCACCTACAACGCGGACCGGAAGGGATCGGCAGCCGGCCGGACCATCACAGATTCGATCGCGGACACCTCAAAGAACATTCTGAAGTATTCCGGAGACGGCATCAAGATAGCGGTGACGGATGCCAGCGGTAACGTGGTCCGGACGGATAACGTGTCCTGGGCGAATGTGGGTGTCACTGATCCGGCGTCGACGTCTTCGTGGCACTATACGATTCCGGAGTCAGACAAAGGGAAGGCGTATCAGTATACAGTTTCCTATACGACGGACGCGGATCTGACCAGCGTAGTGACGAACACCTCGGTGAGCAACACGGTGCAGGACGACAAGGGTCATAACGGCGGCGCTTCCGCCAACGTGGAACCCGGGCCGGACGGCAAGATTGGCGTCACCAAGACGGCGGGCAGTCACGACAACGAAAAGATTTCCTGGACTGTCACGCTGACTGTCCCGAAGACAGGCCTGAAGACGGCCCAGATGATCGATTATCTGCCTACACAGTATGTGGCCGGTGCGAATCTCTATGACGAGTGGGATGCTGCCACCGTCAAGGTCGAGGGACTTCTTGACGGCGAGGACATGGTGCAGGATACAGCGGCGTCAGATCAGACGAAAGCCGTCTACACGTTCTATCAGGACAAGGCGCATACGATGACCGGGCTGAAGGGCGGAGACAAAGTCCGCACGATCATCGTGACATTCAGCACGAAAATCAATCAGGACTGGCTGGAAAAAGCAGATCAGTCCTATATGATGACGCATGAGAACAAGGTTGATTTCGTCGGCAACGGCCAGACGGTATCTTCTTCAGATAAAGTGAAGGTGACGAAGCGGGAGATCGCCAAGAGCATGGATCAGTCTCAGACGGTCACGATTGACGGCAAGACCTACCCCGCATGGCATTTCGTTATCATGATGAAGGGAGCGGCGGCCGAGGACTTCGACGTGACGGATACGTTCGACGCAAGGCTGCGGTATGTGAAGCCGGACGAGACAGTGCCTGGATTGTATATCGGTAACGCCGGTAAACTGACGGATGCAGATGGAAACCCTTATGTTTGGAATGCTCCCGTGCTTTCCGCAGATGTGGAGGATAGCAAGGTCGTTTTCCATGTCACAAAGGAGGATGTCGAGAAATTTAATGACATAGCGGAACTCCATATCAGCTACTGGCTGATTCCGAAGGATGAGGCATCTCTTAAGGCCATTATGCAGGAAGCGGCGGCGAATGGAGGAAAGACGTCGCTTACGAATACCGCCAGCTGGAGCGGCGATTCTGCGGAGGCTTCTGCCACCTATGAATACCCGGGGCTTTCGAAGAAGCTGCTGACGGATCAGTCAAAGCTGAAAACGACGGACGGCACGCAGCCGGTGGCCGCCTATGAGATCGATGCCAACCCGGCCGGCGTCCAGATGGGAGATGGCACGACGCTGGTAGTGAGGGATACGATGTCGCCCAATCAGGTGCTGAATCCGCAGTCGGTGTCCATCACACCGTCCGAGGGCTCTTCCTATCAGGTGGAAAAGGGAGACGACGGCGGACAGGTGCTTACCTTCATGATTCCGGACAAGACGCCGGTGAAGATCGTGTACAGCGCCACCGTAACCGGAGGCAACGGCTCGCAGACGCTGAAGAATACGGCGGAGCTGGCTGGGTACAAGTCTTCCTCAGAGCACTCGGCATCCAAGTCGTCGTCCGCTGGCGGATCGGCGACAAATTATGCGGTGACGGTTTTCAAATATGAGGAAGGCGATCTGACCCAAAAGCTCTCAGGCTGTACTTTCGAACTGCATATGGCTGATTCGACTGAGGACGCTGCATGGAAAGGCAGCGGTAAACAGTTTACCACCGGCAATGACGGCACCGTGATCGTCGAGTCGACGGAAGGATCTGTCTGGGGGCTGAAGCCCGACAGGAACTATTACCTGATCGAAGTCAAGGCTCCGGAAGGTTATCAACTGGATAAGGCAAAGCACTTCTTCTCGATCAGTGAAGACGGGACGATAGATGAGACCAAAAACGTCTATATGAACGGCGCGACCATCGCGGTTTCTGATAAGAAGGAAGAGCAGACACCGGATAATGGCTCGCTGGAGATCGTGAAGACGACCAGCGGAGCAGCGACGCCGGCCGATACGATCTTCACGATCAGCGGACCGAACGGTTATAAGGTCGAAAAGAAGTACAGCGAGTTCACAGACGGGAAGCTGACGCTGGAAAACCTTCCGGTTGGCGAGTACACCGTGACCGAGGATGCGGGCAGCGCGGCGGTAGAGAATTACAGCCTGACGGTGACCGGAAACGGCGGCAAAGCGCAGGTAGCGAAGGACAGGACAGCGGCTGTCACGATCACGAACATGTACAGCCAGGAAGAGGGCTCGCTGAAGATCGAGAAGACGACCAGCGGAGCCACGACGCCGGCCGGTACGACCTTCACGATCAGCGGACCGAACGGTTATAAGGTCGAAAAGAAGTACAGCGAGTTCACAGACGGGAAGCTGAAACTGGATAACCTTCCGGTGGGCGAGTATACCGTGACCGAGAATACAGGCAGCGCGGCGGTAGAGAACTACAGTCTGAGCGTGACCGGAAACGGCGGCAAAGCGCAGGTAGTGAAGGGCGAGACCGCGACCGTCACGATCAAGAACACGTACAGCCAGGAAGTGGGCTCGCTGGAGATCGTAAAGACGACCAGCGGAGCCACGACGCCGGCCGGTACGACCTTCACGATCAGCGGACCGAACGGTTATAAGGTCGAAAAGAAGTACAGCGAGTTCACAGACGGGAAGCTGAAACTGGATAACCTTCCGGTGGGCGAGTATACCGTGACCGAGAATACAGGCAGCGCGGCGGTAGAGAACTACAGTCTGAGCGTGACCGGAAACGGCGGCAAAGCGCAGGTAGTGAAGGGCGAGACCGTGACCGTCACGATCAAGAACACGTACAGCCAGGAAGTGGGCTCGCTGGAGATCGTAAAGACGACCAGCGGAGCAGCGACACCGGCCGATACGACCTTCACGATCAGCGGACCGAACGGTTATAAGGTCGAAAAGAAGTACAGCGAGTTCACAGACGGGAAGCTGACACTGGAAAACCTTCCGGTGGGCGAGTATACCGTGACCGAGAATACAGACAGCGCGAAAGTGGCGAACTACACGCTGAATGTGACCGGAAACGGCGGCAAAGCGCAGGTAGTGAAGGGCGAGACCGCGACCGTTTCGATCACGAACACGTACAGCCAGGAAGTGGGCTCGCTGAAGATCGAGAAGACGACCAGCGGAGCAGCGACACCGGCCGATACGATCTTCACGATCAGCGGACCGAACGGTTATAAGGTCGAAAAGAAGTACAGCGAGTTCACGGACGGAAAGCTGACGCTGGAAAACCTTCCGGTGGGCGAGTACACCGTGACCGAGAATACGGACAGCGCGAAAGTGGCGAACTACACGCTGAATGTGACCGGAAACGGCGGCAAAGCGCAGGTAGCGAAGGACAGGACAGCGGCTGTCACGATCACGAACATGTACAGCCAGGAAGAGGGCTCGCTGGAGATCGTAAAGACGACCAGCGGAGCCACGACGCCGGCCGGTACGACCTTCACGATCAGCGGACCGAACGGTTATAAGGTTGAAAAGAAGTACAGCGAGTTCACAGACGGGAAGCTGACGCTGGAAAACCTCCCGGTTGGCGAGTACACCGTGACCGAGGATGCGGGCAGCGCGGCGGTAACAAACTACACGCTGACGGTGAGCGGTGACAACGGAAAGGTGACGACGGTCAAGAAGGACGAAACCACGACCGTTTCGATCACGAATACGTACAGCAAAGAAGTGGGCTCGCTGGAGATAGAGAAGACGACCAGCGGGGATGTTGCGACGCCGACCGATACGACCTTTACGATCGCAGGCCCGAATAAGTACTCGAATACGGTCAAGTACAGCGAGTTCACGGACGGAAAGCTGACGCTGGAAAAACTTCCGGTTGGCGAGTACACCGTGACCGAGAATACGGACAGCGCGAAAGTGGCGAACTACACGCTGAATGTGACCGGAAACGGCGGCAAAGCGCAGGTAGCGAAGGACAAGACCGCGACCGTCACGATCAAGAACGAGTATTCAAGGGATAAAGGCTCTCTGAAGATTACCAAGTCTACAGAGGGCGGAGTCAAGACACCGGAGAAGACAGAGTTCAAGATCACCGGGCCTGATGGCGTAGACCAGACCTATCATTACAGCGATTTCACCAACGGGGTGCTGATGGTCAACGATCTTCCGACCGGCACCTATACCGTGAAAGAACTGACGGATACGGCGGATGTGAAGAACTACACACTGACGGTGACGGGCAATTCGCAGAATGCGGTGGTCACGAAAGACAGCACGCCGTCTGTGAAGATCACCAATCATTATGATAAGAAGACCGGCGGTCTGACGGTCAGCAAGACGGTGGTCGGCGGTGATAAGGCGAAGGCGTTCAACTTTACTGTGACGCTGGACGACAAGACCATCAGCGGCACCTACGGAGGGATGACCTTCGAGAAGGGCGTCGCGACATTCCAGCTGAAAGACGGCGAGGAAAAGAAGGCGGACGGTCTTCCGTTCGGAACCGGGTATGAAGTGACGGAAGCGCCGGCGGCCGGCTATACACAGGCAGTGACGGGCGAAAAGGGAGCGATTGTCCCTGACAGCACTCTGACGGCGGCTTTCATCAACACCTATGGAACGAAAGCGGCTTCCGTGGCGCTGGGCGGCGAGAAGACACTGCAGGGCTACCCGGACAACGCGAAAAAACCGACTTTCCGGTTTGTGCTGAAGGACAAGGAAAAGACCATCGGGACGGCCACGACGGAGGGCCAGGGGAACTTTACATTTGATACGTTAACCTTTGAGAAGGAGGGAACCTACGAGTACACGGTGTCCGAGCAGGCCGGGACGGCAGACGGCATCACATACGACCAGACCGTATACACGGTGACGGTCACAGTGACGGACGACAAGGCCGGCCAGCTGACCGCAAAAGCGGCCGTGAAGGATCAGAACGGGAAGGAAGCGGACACAGACGAGCTGAATTTCATCAATAAGTACAAGGCGGCTCCGGTGGAGGCGACCCTCACGGCCCGGAAGACGCTGAACGGCGCGGTGCCGGCGGACAAGGCGTTCACGTTTACGCTGACGGATGCCACGGACGAGGAGCACCTGAAGACGCTGCAGACGGCGGCGAATGACGGAAAGGGTATCGTCACGTTCAAGACCCTGACGTATAACCAGCCGGGTGAGTATCATTATCAGATCACGGAGAATACAGCCGCAGTCGGAAGCGTCGTGACGGATCAGCATGTCTGGAACGCGCAGGTCAGCGTCACGGACGACGGAACCGGAAAACTGAAGGCAGAGGTGATCTACGGCAAAGACAGAAAGGAAGCGCCGGAATTCAAGAACACCCTGACGCTGAAGACATCCAAGACAGACCTGACGTCCGGAGCGGAAGTGAAGGGCGCGAAGATTTCGGTGTACAATGCAGATGGCAAGGCTGTGACGAGCTGGACATCGGACGGGACGGAGCATGACTTCGGGCCGTCGCTCGAGGCGGGCAGGACCTACACGATCGTGGAGGAATGCGCGCCGGCGGGCTACGACTACGTGAACACGATCAACCTGAGCGTCGGCAGGGATGGGAAGATGACCGTCACCGGAACGGAAGGCGACTTCACCTATGACGAGAAGACCGGAAAACTGACGATTCAGGATAAGAAACTGGACGTCAAGGTCGACAAGACGGACACCACGGGTGACAAGAAAGTGCCGGGCGCGACGATCGAGGTCGTGGACAAGGAAACCGGCAAGACGGTTGACACCTGGACCTCCGACGGGAAGGGACCGCACGACATCGGCGACAAGCTGGAGGCGGGCAAGATCTACACGCTGAAGGAGACGGGAGCGCCGCAGGGCTACGCGTACACGGCTGACGTGACGTTCAAGGTCGAGAAAGACGGTACGCTGACGGATGAGAACGGGAAGAAGATCGACGGGAAGACCGTTCTGGTGAAGGACGAGGCGCTGACCGTGAAGATCGACAAGACGGACATCACGGGTGACAAGAAAGTGCCGGGCGCGACGATCGAGGTCGTGGATAAGGAGACCGGCAGGACAGTCGACACCTGGACGTCGGACGGGAAGGGACCGCACGACATCAGCGACAAGCTGGAGTCGGGCAGGACCTACACGCTGAAGGAGACGGGCGCGCCGCAGGGCTACGCCTACACGACAGACGTGACGTTCAAGGTCGAAAAAGACGGCACGCTGACGGATGAGAACGGAAAGAAGATCGACGGGAACACCGTTCTGGTGAAGGACGAGGCGCTGACCGTGAAGATCGACAAGACGGACATCACGGGCGACAAGGAAGTGCCGGGCGCGACGATCGAGGTCGTGGAGAAGGAGACCGGCAGGACGGTGGAGACCTGGACCTCTGATGGGAAGGGACCGCACGGCATCGGCGGCAAGCTGGAGTCGGGCAGGACCTACACGCTGAAGGAGACGGGCGCGCCGCAGGGCTACGCCTACACGACAGACGTGACGTTCAAGGTCGAAAAAGACGGCACGCTGACGGATGAGAACGGAAAGAAGATCGACGGGAACACCGTTCTGGTGAAGGACGAGGCGCTGACCGTGAAGATCGACAAGACGGACATCACGGGCGACAAGGAAGTGCCGGGCGCGACGATTGAGGTTGTGGATAAGGAGACCGGCAGGACAGTCGACACCTGGACGTCGGACGGCAAGGGACCGCACGACATCGGCGACAAGCTGGAGTCGGGCAGGACCTACACGCTGAAGGAGACGGGCGCGCCGCAGGGCTACGCCTACACGACAGACGTGACGTTCAAGGTCGAAAAAGACGGCACGCTGACGGATGAGAACGGAAAGAAGATCGACGGGAACACCGTTCTGGTGAAGGACGAGGCGCTCTCGCTGAAGGTCAGCAAGACGGACCTGACGTCCGGAGCGGAAGTGAAGGGCGCAAAGATCACGGTGTACGATGTGGATGGCAAGGCCGTGATGAGCTGGACCTCAGACGGGACGGAACATGACTTCGGACCGTCGCTGGAAGCGGGCAGGACGTACACGATCGCAGAGGACGGTGCGCCGGCAGGCTACGCTTACGTGAACAAGATCAGCCTGAGCGTCGGCCAGGACGGGAAGATGACCGTCACCGGCACGGAAGGCAGCTTCACCTATGACGAGAAGACCGGAGTACTGACAATTCAGGACGAGAAACTGAATTATCAGGTGGAGAAGGTGGGCCCGGACGGCAAGCCGCTGAGCGGGGCCGTGCTCAAGGCAACCGATTCCGATGGGAAGGAAGTCGACAGATGGACCAGCGATGGAAAGGCGCATGCGCTGAACACCTCCGCGATGGAGGCCGGCAGAATGTATACGCTGACCGAGGAGACGGCTCCGTCCGGCTACCAGACCATCAGCCCGATCGGATTTGAGCTGGCGAAGGACGGCAGCCTGATCCTAAACGGCAAGACTTATCCGAACGGCAGCACGATCCGGATCACGGACCAGAAGGTGACGGTATCGAAGCCGACGACGCCGACGACGCCGACGACAGGGAAGACCGGAAACGTGAAGACCGGCGATACGAGCAACGCCGCGCTGCCGCTGGCGGCCGGAAGTCTCGCTTTGCTAGCGATAGCGCTGATTCTCTTCGACAGGAAGCGCAGACAGGCGTGA